The Megalops cyprinoides isolate fMegCyp1 chromosome 25, fMegCyp1.pri, whole genome shotgun sequence nucleotide sequence GAACAGGGAGTGCACTACCGGGTTTGGGGATCTATGCTGTGAGTACTGGGTTAGCCATTATCAATGAGCACAACAGATCACAGGTCAAGCACAAAGGTCAGGGTGCTCTTTTATAGTTCAGGGTCAAACCTTTCCAGTTCAAACTGTCTACTTCCAGACCCATCCATTCTTTTGGTCAATTCCAATACTAGTCTCTcacatttcagctctgcaaTCAATTTTGTCAATTCACCATAATTGGACCCCTGCTGCATCCTTTTCCGTTTTGACCCCAGGTCACAGACACTTGGTAGACCGGGGCAGAATCGAAAACTGAAATGGTAGTTCTCTAGTTTCATGCATTTTGTAGATCAGAGACAAGGTGTGCATCTTTTAAAAACTCCTCttgaggaagacagagagagagagacaaatggaGAGAAGAGGGGTGAACACTTACTGCACAAATAACCGGAGTCAGAAAAAGCCAGCAGAACTTTAGCACGGGGAAGGGCTTGTACCCAATCATGTCCTCGATGTTGTCATAGAAACGATCTGCAcctgaaaaccaaaacaatttgCTTAACTGATCAGTCAACAGTGCTTGTGTTTTCAATGTAACACAAGCTCCTCTCAGTAATGCTAATTAGATATAAAAGAAGAGGAGACATGTTGAAAGCCATTTGGTTTTGGCAAGCTGAAACCGGAAGGGGAAAGCAAAGAATACACAACATTTCTGTTCAACTGAACCCTGATGCGAGTCACATCTTCAATATGTCGCTAGCAAGGACAAAACATCCATGACTGTATGCAATCAACACAGAATCGCTTACCGTAGACCCACCCAATAACACCGGTCTCAAAACAGGCGATAAACAAAAGAGTTGTTCCACTTGGACCATAAGTGTCAATCAGCTGGAAGAGATGGATTCCTCCCTGGTAGTCACacagcataaacacacaacaaaatatttccacaaTCGTTTCATCGATCAGTGTCACACAGCTCAACATTTCTTATCTTACTAAACAGTAAGCATTAACCGTCTTACTGAAAGTTGTTCAAAATTTCTCACCGTAGCAAAGTACACACTACGAAGTTATTACAAAAGAGCCTGACAATTGCTTGCTTTcttagtgtatatatatatatatatgtatgtatgtatatttatatacattattgTGCACACGAACTGATAATTATACAACGAAATACTCATGGGAAGCAACTGTCAGGCTCCTTtgtaataaataacataaatgggTGTTTAATCAAAACCTTCAGACAGGCTTTGGTTGgaagtgctgtttttgtcattttcattcatatttcgtcatattatatatagatatagattattattatgtatagatatatacataatatatctatacatatatatctatatgtatagatattttccattattatttcatgcatttttctgaAGCTCCTTTCACGGCCTTGTTGCTGACAGTGCTCTGATCATCACTGGCTGCAGCTTGgccccttctcctctctgttaGTATAAAGAGCCCCAGCTCCACCTCGACCCCAGAACGTACATTGGTGACCAGGGGCAGCCCCAGCAGGAAGCAAAAGACGGCGATGAGGAGGACGAGGATCTCACGCCTGCCGGGCCTCCGCAGTGCACGGGGGAACATGTCTGTGATGGCAGTGGCCAGgctctctacacacacaaactgagaacacgcacacaaacgcacagacTTCATTACACTGCTCCTCACACGccgtatcccagcatgcaccagtGACTCAGTGAAATGGACAAGAGTGGGATCACGCTGACTCACATCACAAGCTTATAGTACATATGGGTGTGCACTTCAAATATGAAAGACAGCacatgagacacacacatagggCTGTGCATTTACCCTGTGTCTGTTTCATATCCTAATGCAGGATTCTGCATATTAACTGTACCTGGCTGTCAAGGCCCAGGAAGATGATCATGAGGAAGAAGAGCACAGACCAGAACTGAGCTCCTGGTAACAGCGACAGCGCTTTTGGGTAAGTGATGAAGGCCAATCCAGGACCTGCAAGAGGGAGGACCAATTACTGCTATGCATTTACAAGGACTTGTAACAAAtccacataaaatacaaaagggtagaagaaaaaatacaagaCGGCTCTGTATTCATACCTTAAAagtcagaatttttttccagatacaCTGCAAGAACgtaatgttttctgtgtaatcAGAGTgttgtgtgaaattgtgttaGGATGCCACCACAAAAGGGAGCTCTCTGACTAGCTGTAACACTGCATTAACTGGGTTGCTGCGCCCTCTTGTGGTAGTCACTGGCTACATTCCTAACTAAATGGCAAGGAATTTTGACTGCTGCTTCGTAAATACACttaaaagaaatatgaatgatatttctgcatgtgtttctggctaaataatcataaaacaaaattcTGCCCATACACTGTGGTGAAAAAAACAGGGATCCATCCCAAGTGTTTAATTTCACCAACttctacaaaaatgcaaaaagtgtTCAAGTGAGAGGAAGTGTGAATACATAAACATGATGAGCATGGATCAATGAAGTTAATTTTCTGTGTTCAGATATTACTAACATCGCCAAATGAATTCTGGGTATTCTATCTGTAGCATGCCTGCATCTGTAAGTCTTGTAAAACTGATCGCGTGTTGGgggaagagggaagagaaaaCCTCCAGACGCTATAAGACCTTTTCTACTCACCTGACGCGGCTACGGCCTCTATGGGCAGGCCAAGCTCCTCAGCCATAAACCCCAGCACAGAGAACACGGCGAAACCAGCAAAAATACTGGTGGCGCTATTGAGAACGCAAAGTGCCACGCAgtccctgaaaaacaaaacacggTATATTATTACAGATTCATTTTCTTGGACATAAAACAGCTTGTGACGACACCatagcaaaacattaaaaaaaaaatccaaaacaaatgtttatgtgGCTTGAATATTTAAGActgttaatatttcaatatattcaaaatacTCATTTGTTCATCTGACCTCATGGACAAGCAACAAGCAAGTCTGACTGTGGAACTGAGTTTGCATGCAAATGGCAAATAACATTGCTGTTCAGGACCATAGACTACATCTTCAGTCATAACCTGTGCGCATTGAAACTGGGCCCCTAATGTGATCACCGATCATATTATCGCAATGAGTCCAGAGGGTGACATCGCCATCAGTGACAGAATCGCTAGGGATGGTACGTTTAGGGTGACGGTGAGTGGTCACTGACTTGTAGCAGTTGTTGTTGTATCTGTTGTAGCTTCCAAGGGCAGTCAGGACTCCCTGACACACAGCGTAGGAGTAAAAGACCTCGGTCGCAGCGTCGCGCCACACCTACAGAGAGAACACTGCCTGTCAGAGCTCCATGCACCAATCAAAATGTTCAGAGCAATGTTCATCAGAAACAGTGGTATGAGGACTTACTATGGACTTCTTATTCATCATCTACTGCTAATATTTTAGTACATGGATCCaatcaaaaataatcaataGTGAAAAACCACAGTTATATGAATGATACATGAGCATTAAGAGTAGGATCTAACAGGTAGCAGCATACCTGCCAGGAGATTCAGTTGGctatttaataaacattaaatagcCAATTGCACTGCTGGTTAATTTGTGGTAATGCAGTTCTGCAAATCAAGGCCAAGTTTTATGAATTTCTGGGCAAGTTTCTTGTTTGATAAAGTACCTTCTACAAACATTCAACCATTAGACTGAATCTCTGTGtcttacagaaaatgtttataaGATAATGATTGGCCCCACTTTGCATGTTGGACAAGAAAATTTATCTATGACTGGAAAGTGTTCAAAGCACTACGGTGGCACCATCTGGTGACCACATGTCAGCATCTGGTTAATATTAACAGGGTGGGCCTCGATCTGTTCCTGGAATGTGCCCTTTGACCCCGCAAactgatgggggaaaaaaaatccaagatcAGAATTCAGCCACAAATGTgtgagacaaaaagaaaacgaAAGCAAGCCTGACTTCAAATGCCGTGTGTGATTCATGCTGTTGGTGGCTTCGACCACTTTGTGAACTGAACTGCTCCCGTGGAGCAGGCCGATAGCACAACAAAGAGGGATGTTTTTGCAAGCGCTCACTGCTCTGGGGTCAGCAGGAGGGCTCTGAAGACGCTGGCTCCCGCAGGCGACCGTGTGTGCGCTGTGGCCGGCGGACGCTTCCCTCTTCCTGCGGGACGGCCTGTGTGATGGCGGGAGGAGAGCTGGTGTGGCACACGGAATTAGGGTGCTCCAGCGGCCCCGCACTAGACTGTGGGAGGACCCCAAAACAGTCCCGCCACACAGAGATACCATATCCGCTCTCTGAGAGGATGCCTGGTACACAGCCTGCCACGGCACAGCACTCCTGCTTTGACGCGTGACAAGCCACAGAAGAAGGAGCAGAACATCCCTAAGCGAATGCAATGGTAGCGCCGCTGAACTGCCACACAACGCACAATgatccctcacacacagatctgaccctattcacacatgcacaccctgTGCTTTTCCGGAACATTCTAGTCGTGCTATTTCTATGCCCGGCCCTCATCTGGAAAGCGCCAAGCCGAGGGTGTGCATTATGTACGGCCTTTGGACAGTCAAGGTTATAACAGACATGAGAGCCGTCCAGGGCTGCGGTCCTGTAAGAACCGGCTTACATCGGCGTCCGTGATCTTGGAGAGGTCTGGAAAGAGGTAGAACTTCAGCCCCTCCCAGGCCCCCGGCAGGGTCACGCCGCGGATGAAGAGGATGAGAAGCATGAGATAGGGGAACGTCGCCGTGAAGTAGACCACCTGAAACCGCAGATGCACAGTGAACAGACCAGCCACTGCGTTTAATTCAGACATTCTCACACCCGACGCGCCACCTTGAGGCCAATTCACACTGTATTATTGGCATGACGTGTAATATTGTGATGTGCTCTGTATTCTGTGATCTAgagactgatgtatggtagtatggTAGTTAACTAGTGGTTGGACTTGAACAGTGttctgctcacactcactggtctgggagtgttcgTAGCCTGGTCTGACCCTATCCCTCATTCAACTTCAATTTATACACTTCTgtccttttgtgctggaagacGCCCTGAAGAAGAGCGTCttctaaatgaatataatgtaatgtagtacaGTGACAGAGGTACAGTGCATCTTCATTGTCATAACATATCATTGCAAGCAAATGTTCTGCAGTGGCAGTTTCTTTGGAATGATGAATTTACAGCATGGATCATATTTCAGTTGGAAAACAAAATCGTACTTGATTCTATCCAAATCTACTGCTCTTGCGACCCCTATTCTGCAAAGAGCAGCACCATTATAGCTATTCTATTTTACACCCAGCACTTATCCAGAATGCGGCCATAAACAGTTTtctgacaacaaataaatgataattcATGTTTAACATCAGGAAGCTTGCATAACATCTTTATATTCTCTGTAGAAGGAGCTAGACGCAAGGACCCAAggcagcagcgtagcatagtggtaaggagctgggctcataaccaaaaggttgccagtttgattcaactggggcactgttgttgtacccttgggcaaggtacttaacctagaattgcctcagttaatatccagctgtataaatggataacatgtaaacattgtaaactatgtaattCGCTGAGgataagaatatctgctaaatgccagaaatgtaatgtattggaATGTAAAATATCATAGCAAAATCCAAACCCTCTTTCCTGCCTGTATATGCAGAAGTGCCCCCCCTCCTTGTCTGTGAATGCCTCCTCCCCTGGTCTGTAAAGGCAGGCAcgttcccccctccctcaccttgcCTGTAGATTTGACTCCTTTCCAGATGCAGAAGTAGCAGACCACCCaggccagcagcaggcagagggcCAGCTCCCAGCGCACTGGGCCCAGGGGCACAAACAGGTCTTCAGTCTGACCCAACACTCTCCTCCTGGGGGAGAacacgcaaccacacacacaagcacatatgcacaccaaccacgcacagagacacatagacaatacatacaaacacacacagccacagctgaGACACCGTTCTCTGGTTCTTTCTGCTACTCCTTGCCCAGTTGTGTGCCACCATTGTGCTGCGATGTGGTAGCATGTGGTTTTTCATTGCTTTACATTCACTGGTCGTGAATGACTATGGAATAGAACAGGGCGCTCAACGCTGCCCCCCTGTGGAGGTCAGCTGTGTTTGCAGGCTTACGATCCACCCAGGCTCCTAAGCATCTGATTCACCAAATTCATGCCTCAGCTCAACCAGTGTGGCCTCCCTTCCCTGGGTTAAAGAGGACTGGAGAAGCTGCTGGTCGGCAGGGCCTCTGGAGTACAGGGATGATTGTATGCAAGCATCACTCTTTTCCCCCTTCATTTTTCATCACCCATAACAAATATGAGGTGAGGTGATTTTGCACCAGCCTGACTAAACACAGCAATGCCTTCTCCTCCAGGGGGAGCCACCGTGCGAACGCAGACGCTGACAGTTTCTTCGTTCCCCCCGAGGGAGTCGGAGAGGAGACCAAACGGCACACACCGCATCTGGGGAGTTGGTCCACATAGCTGAGGCTGTTCCCAAATCTTATTCTGCCTCACCAACCCCGCTGCTTGACTCTCGGCTCTCCCATGATTCACGGGGAGCACAGTTGTTTACTCTACGCTCAGACTGCATCATGGGATAGGCATCTGTCACACTGAAGGTAAGTGAAGGCCCTCAGTTCTTTGGACGGTGCATCTGTGCCCATGTCCAATAAAGCATAATACAGTTTTCATTGTGTTATTTCTCACACGCATCTCACCACTCACAAGCCATTATCGTACTTGCAGTTTTGCGAACTGCTGCCATAGAAACAGACTACCTACTTTGCACACAGTATCCACTACACAGCTGCTACAACTTTATTACAGCTAAGCTGAGGCTTATTATGTGTATGGCCTTTGGACAGTCAAGGTAATAACAGACATGAGAGCTGTCCAGGGCTGCGGTCCTGTAAGACCCGGCTTACGTCAGCGTCAGCGATCTTGGAGAGGTCTGGATAGAGGTAGAACTTCATCCCCTCCCAGGCCCCCAGCAGGGTCACTTGACTTATTATGCGGCTAACAACTAAATAGTATAGTACAGAATGGCACAGCTCTATAGCATAGAATAACACAGTCCACAAGAGCTTAGCATTTCTCATGATTCTTGCCTTGCAATCCCCTCAGCTCCAGAGAGTGCAGATATACCGAGAAAACCTGTTCCCCTTGGAAACAGCTCAGTGTGTGGAGACACAGTCCTAATCAGAAAGGGTCTGCATAGGGGCCTGCAGAAGCTAAGAACTTACGTCCAAAACTCCTCCTCTGGTGTGGAATGCGTGTAGTCCATGGGTGAGTAATCACTGTGGAAAGAGAATTGTGGGAATTCAGAACATTGATGTCCACATTTTTAGCATATTTTTAGTTTCTGCCAATACCAGGCAAAACCAAAACAGCTGTAAAATTCACAGCGTCAACATGCCGTGTTGCGATCATGCCGTCACTAGGGGTCATATTATGATCGCTTGTGTGAACCTGGGCattacattttaagtgtttgGAATCCCATCAATGGCTGGGGACATCTGTGCACAGAAAAGTGAATCCCTGCATCATAACCAAATGGCCAAGTCTATGCATCTATAAAAATCTGAGATAAACACATTCGCTCTACCAGTTTAACACAGTCTTTCCCAGCCTCCTCCAACATTTCCAATTAACACCCCtctaaaatgttacaaatggcTGTACTATGTGTCAGTAACATTTATTATATGGGCAGCAGAGTGGCGTAGtcgtaaggagcagggctcgtatcCAAAAGGTTACAGATTCgattccacactggggcactgttgctgtacccttgggcacggtatttaacccagagttgcttcagtaaatatccagctgtataaatgcataacatagAAAAATTGtatcctatgtaagttgctctggataagagtttctgacaaatgacaataacgtaacaTAATACGTAATATATTGTTAATTTCACAAATATAAAGAGTTTTTTTCTGGTCTTGCCCCAGGCTTGGGAAAATCTGGCTCAGGCAAAGTGTTAAAATCACAGCAACAAGAGAAGGAATCATACTCTGTACTCAGTCATATAGGTCATGCTCAGTCATAGAGGAAGTTTCTCAAGCGTACTTGTCGTAATACTCATCCGTCCGGTTGTGCAGGTAAGGTGAGCGTACACCAGTGCTGTTCTGGCACTGAGCTACAGGGAGATTAGAGACAGAGGTTCAGAGTCAattgtgtgggaaaaaaatcaatgaaacatCCACAGAGGTGGTTCAACAAGCAACGATTCCCGTGAGGTGTTTTAGCTGTAGTACCTGTAGGTGTTTCCTCCTGAGCTTAATATTGTTGCATAGTAAGAAAGGCGAGTACTGGTGGATCTATTACTCTGAGGGCTAAACCCAGTCTGCTGAGTTTTTTTCTAAACTTTGAGCAAACGGCTGCTGATAATTCCCAGTGCTTGCACAACTTTCTGAGCATGGTTGGCGCAGAAATGCTGGGAAATATCTGAGAAAAGGCAAATGTGCtacttaaatttaaatgtaaacgtaaaagCAAACCTTCCCAACTTGAGTATCTTAGTTAAGTGAATTGAGTCTGTGACTAAGACATTGACTCAGCTCCACAGTGACTCTGATTAATCTCTCCTAACTTATGAAGGTCTTCTCTGGATGCTAGTGAAATGAATGCTTCCCGCtggttttctgtgtctctggATCAGAAGTAACTTCTTGATAATAAGCCCTTGATCATACCTGTGTTCCAAACGTTGTTGCAGCTTGACCAGGGAAGTGGGTTGCTGAATGAACTGAACAGGTAAAAAATGGCCCACGCCAACAGTAAAATATAGTAGACGTTGAGGTACATGACAATCACTTGAGATGCATATCCGATTCCTACAATGAGACAAAAagagtcaaaaacaggcagggctCTTGTTAAGTTACATGATTAGCTTCCTGTTCTTATAAACATGGTGCACTACAGTACTTGTCCAAACTCAGATGCAGATGAATGACCCATTAACCCCTCCGTGGAAACGGAGGAGGTCCAAACCTTTGGTGAGGATGTTTTCGGCACAGCCATATCATGGGGAAAAACTCTTACCCTCAAACATGGGGCAGATCTTCCTCCAGGCGGTGACTCCACCCTCGCTTGTGTACTGTCCCAGTGCTGTCTCCAGGAAAAACACGGGGATCCcgcagaagaagaggaagacgAAGTACGGGATGAAGAACACACCTATGGAGCACAGTGGCGACAGTTACCCTCGGAGCCTACCTGCTGGAGCTGGACTAACCGGGATCAAGTAAGATTAAGGGCAGGAAGACCGAGGGACAAAAAGacagtggaaatggaaatgattcTCAGATAAAACTGGTGGACTGCTTTGCAGTTTGCTTTATGTGGAACCACCTCAGGGCTGTTCAGGCTATCTCCATAGGAACAAGAAGCCCCACTGAAGCTCTAGAGCAGTAGCATGCGTGTTTATGGAATAAATGTCATTGCTGTTGAACACTGACACAGGACAACCTCCTATGACATTTGGAAGActagcagtgtgtgtgtctgtatgtctgtgaggaTGACTTGATTTTGCACCCTGATGTCTAACAAGGGCACCTCCACATTATAACTTGATTCTGGCCTAGAGCACATCTGCCCTGAAAACCAATAGATCACCAGGACCTGTTCAGCAATGTGTGACTTTATTCAGATATTGCAGTATTGGAGCCCATTTGCgtagcagatgcccttatacTGGACAGTTTAAACAGATTAAATTTGACATACtgtgcatttacacagctggatccCTCCTGTTTGGGTATTGTTCAGAGGAACTATgacaggggtggcagtgtagcatagcggtaaagAGCAGaactggtaaccaaaaggttgatGGCTCGATTCcccgcactgctgctgtacccttgggcaaggcacttaacctagaattgccccagttaatatccagctgtataaatggataacatgtaaaaattgtaacatatgtaagtcgctctggataagactgtctgctaaatgacaataatgtaataatgagcATGAACCTAGGTCCACTTCCCTGACCTtgcgctacactgccacccctacaCAAAGGAGTTAATAGTAGTATATCATAACAGTATTCAATTATTCCCTTCCCAGCCTTACATcattaacaggaaaaaaggaaggctTAAGCCGAGTGATACTGAAATATCGCCGTCAAGAGGGAATTGGGATAGAAGATGCTGCCCCTGCCTAGCAGCTCAGCTGAGCTCCACCTGCTCACCTCCTCCGTTTTTAAAGCACAGGTAAGGGAAGCGCCACACGTTGCCCAGGCCGATGATCTCCCCGGCCATGGACAGCACAAACTCGGTTTTGTTGGCCCACTTCCCCCTGTCCTGCATTCCGTCGGTGCTCCTGGTGCCTGCCCCCGATGTTGGGGGTCCGCTGGGAGGGGCTTCCCTGACCGTGTCCTCCATAATTTGCCTCTGAGAAGTGAGAGGGCAGGTAACGTCGTCAGTACAACATTTCATCCAATCAAACGGGATCACATtttttcgcttttttttttatacatccTGCTCCTACTCAAGCAGTCAGGGGCACAACTATATTTGTTGAGGGGTATGAACCAtcaacatccccccccccccccccccaatcgtCAGATTTCAGTATTGTCAGAACAGCACGAGGGAAGTCTTATATGTACAAAAGGCAaacactgtttatttgcttgatGTAGTAACCTTAACTCAGTctcagaacaaaacagaatgcTACATAAGTTATCAAAGTGTGGTTCATTAATTCAACTGAAGTCACTGAGCGTTTTGTCTTGTAAGATTTGGAAAAGTAGACGCATGTCAGAGGCTATGTTGAATGCCATAGACTACCATGAGTGATTGCCGATGTGAGAACCGTTTAGAGTGCACTCAAAAACAATAGGCCCATTTCCCAATTTAAAAATCCACATCCACGCAACACAAATTTTCACTTAAAAGTATCTGTATGGTGAGAACAAACCATACAAGGAataacaatattacaataattttaCTAAGCTCGTTTTACTTTCAGGTGTGTCTCCCGGCCTAGGCTACACAACCCACTCCGTACGCACCACGGTAGCCTATAGGTCAACATCTAACATCAAATTCTCCAGTCACCTCATTTGGCCATCAAAAGGCAGCCTTGGGCTACTAATGAAGATAATGAACTGTGACCTAACGTGAAAGAAATATGGTCTTCCAACTACATCTTCCATTTTAACCATAAACGGAAAGGAGTTTATTCCATTCGCCCAttgaaacaataataaaaaaagccGTCTACCATAATATCGGGGCAATTGCTCTGTCGTTAGCCTAGCTGCAGTTTAGAGTTTAACTTGGTTTTAAACGCTCATGTTGCGGAAGAAGTCACATGGCTTCTTAAGCCCCATTGCTGTGTCATCGGTACTTGTGGTTTAACCTACTGCTGAGGTTTAGCTTGATCTCAGTTGCTGTGTCTTCAAGAACTTTCATATCAGCCACTAGATGTCACTTTTTGTGCGTATTTGCTTAAACCTGGCACTGAGGTGGTTTAAGGAGAGACTAAACCATCTCATTTGCAGAATGAGACCTACATCACatcctacacacaaactgtagtaATAATTTGTTAATGTCTGCCCCCATGTAGGCCTATGTCATCGCTTACTTTCACTGCgtgaaataaaagctatataGGCATTATATAGTCCTATAATTAAGGTTTGCGGAGATGCAACTAACAATTGATACAGCCATTGGACCGCAGCCGTAACGAATAAGTGGCCTGTCTTGTCCGTGTGATCGGTCTAGACCTGGCTGTAACTTCAAAATATGTCTTTAATACAGCATGTAcctgttttaaatgacaaaacaaagacaactgACAAtttgtatatgtacatttttcaccATTGCTTTGGCGCCCCCCTTCGCGTAGCGCCCCTATGTGCTGCATATATTGCATACCCCCTTTTTGCGCCTCTGTCCGCAAAGAATCAGTGCGTCAACGTTTGGAGTGAAATTATGTAATCGTCTTCAGTTAAAACGAGCATAGAGCATGTGCCCAGGGCCGTTTGCATTCAAGTAAACCATGATTACTCTTCGCTAATCAGttaattttgcttgtttgcgtgattttttaaatatacattttgaactTTGTGGATGCTATAGGATTTAGTTCACATGCATTCATTGTTGATTATGTAACCTGTGCATCTGCGGTAGAATTGTATCATTTGCTTTTATTAGTATCTCCATGTTAGTTGCCATGCTTTAGGAAAACGACCAGTAAATCGAACAAAACTGAATAAAGTGTGTAAACAACATTCAGAGatttatacatatatgcaatatttaaagTACTGCACAATCTGTGTCTGTCCGTTTTAGTTAATTGCCCAGCATTAgtataacacaaaaaaaaaaacattttaaagctatAGCTATGCAAAGCAGGAACATTGTGCATTTCTGTAGAAAAGGACATGATTTTTTACTGAAAGAATTCATGGAGTTTTTGCAAGTGCGGCAATGCTGCA carries:
- the LOC118771704 gene encoding sodium- and chloride-dependent betaine transporter-like; the encoded protein is MEDTVREAPPSGPPTSGAGTRSTDGMQDRGKWANKTEFVLSMAGEIIGLGNVWRFPYLCFKNGGGVFFIPYFVFLFFCGIPVFFLETALGQYTSEGGVTAWRKICPMFEGIGYASQVIVMYLNVYYILLLAWAIFYLFSSFSNPLPWSSCNNVWNTDQCSEFPQFSFHSDYSPMDYTHSTPEEEFWTRRVLGQTEDLFVPLGPVRWELALCLLLAWVVCYFCIWKGVKSTGKVVYFTATFPYLMLLILFIRGVTLPGAWEGLKFYLFPDLSKITDADVWRDAATEVFYSYAVCQGVLTALGSYNRYNNNCYKDCVALCVLNSATSIFAGFAVFSVLGFMAEELGLPIEAVAASGPGLAFITYPKALSLLPGAQFWSVLFFLMIIFLGLDSQFVCVESLATAITDMFPRALRRPGRREILVLLIAVFCFLLGLPLVTNGGIHLFQLIDTYGPSGTTLLFIACFETGVIGWVYGADRFYDNIEDMIGYKPFPVLKFCWLFLTPVICAATMMYDLLTVPGPSATRIPHWAMGIAALLTLTPLTCIPIFIFKSLCQNADGVTTPSSDLRQTRPHQPRLTLCGHIVVKGEMISHRERKEEEKLATSGL